One window of Hymenobacter sp. BRD128 genomic DNA carries:
- a CDS encoding S1C family serine protease: MQTEADYYALFETYQRGELAAGARASLEARLSAEPRLQQLYTEFLDLTGTLHAYGERRRTRHKISALHEAMLTAEATPVVETAAGLTQPVHPILRISRTERRLREFWSGHRATVGVAASVAVLAVFCTLLGLDLWRSAQTGHSMAGYTMLVREIDRLKQGQRAIKKQIDGQASGEIALPVRDSKFSGTGFALTADGYLVTSAHVIKGADSLLIESRDHQRYHAETVYSDVKHDLAILRIKDRKFTNFGRLPYTFKGGQADLGERVYTLGYPREDIVYGEGALSARSGFNGDTAFYQVSIPVNPGNSGGPILDGQGNLIGVLSGRQDDVQSAAFATKSSYLVRLVDSLRNKQNSQPYHMPRANQLAGAGRAQQVKRLQDFVFVVKVYEQD; the protein is encoded by the coding sequence ATGCAAACCGAAGCCGACTACTACGCCTTATTTGAAACTTACCAGCGCGGTGAGCTGGCGGCCGGCGCGCGGGCTAGCCTCGAAGCCCGGCTCAGCGCCGAGCCCCGGTTGCAGCAGCTCTACACGGAGTTTCTGGACCTCACGGGCACGCTGCACGCCTACGGCGAGCGCCGCCGCACGCGCCACAAAATCAGCGCCCTGCACGAGGCCATGCTGACCGCTGAGGCTACCCCGGTAGTCGAAACGGCGGCCGGCCTCACGCAACCCGTGCACCCCATCCTGCGCATTTCGCGCACCGAGCGCCGGCTGCGCGAGTTCTGGAGCGGGCACCGCGCCACGGTGGGCGTGGCCGCCTCGGTGGCCGTGCTGGCGGTGTTCTGCACGCTGCTAGGGCTCGATTTATGGCGCTCGGCCCAAACCGGGCACTCGATGGCTGGCTACACCATGCTGGTGCGCGAAATCGACCGCCTCAAGCAGGGCCAACGCGCTATTAAAAAGCAGATTGACGGGCAGGCTAGCGGGGAAATAGCGCTTCCAGTACGCGACAGCAAGTTCAGCGGCACGGGCTTCGCCCTCACCGCTGACGGCTACTTAGTGACCAGCGCCCACGTTATTAAAGGCGCTGATTCTTTGCTAATTGAGAGCCGCGACCATCAGCGCTACCACGCCGAAACGGTATACTCCGACGTGAAGCACGACCTCGCTATTCTGCGCATCAAAGACCGGAAGTTTACCAACTTCGGCCGCTTACCCTACACCTTTAAGGGGGGGCAGGCTGACCTCGGCGAGCGGGTATACACGCTTGGCTACCCGCGCGAAGACATAGTGTACGGCGAAGGCGCGTTGAGCGCTCGCTCAGGCTTTAACGGTGATACGGCGTTCTACCAAGTGAGCATTCCGGTGAACCCCGGCAACTCGGGTGGGCCCATCCTCGATGGCCAGGGCAACCTCATTGGCGTGCTCAGCGGCCGCCAGGACGATGTACAGAGCGCAGCTTTCGCTACGAAGTCGTCTTACCTGGTGCGCCTCGTCGATTCGCTAAGAAACAAGCAAAACAGCCAGCCCTACCACATGCCGCGCGCCAACCAGCTAGCCGGCGCGGGCCGTGCCCAGCAAGTGAAGCGCCTGCAAGACTTCGTCTTTGTAGTTAAAGTGTACGAAC
- a CDS encoding RNA polymerase sigma factor translates to MDSTTALAADAQLIKAIHGGDERALSQLYRLHWPMVSHFVLQNSGSEDDARDVYQEGVMVFYEKVREGSLELSCQIKTYLYAVCRRLWLKRLTTKSRLHGVRLLDEEEYGPYLNTGAEDDLQEAEERDRRFATMSEALTHLGEPCRSLLEGFYLLDKSMLDLTAEHGYTNADTAKTQKYKCLTRLKKLFFASYKEV, encoded by the coding sequence ATGGATAGCACAACGGCGCTGGCAGCCGATGCCCAACTCATCAAAGCCATTCACGGTGGCGACGAGCGGGCCCTGAGCCAGCTCTACCGCTTGCACTGGCCGATGGTATCGCACTTCGTGCTGCAAAACAGCGGCTCGGAAGACGATGCCCGCGACGTGTACCAGGAGGGCGTGATGGTGTTTTACGAAAAGGTGCGCGAAGGCTCGCTGGAGCTTAGCTGCCAGATTAAAACCTACCTCTACGCCGTGTGCCGCCGCCTGTGGCTCAAGCGCCTCACCACCAAAAGCCGGCTGCACGGGGTGCGCCTGCTCGATGAGGAAGAGTACGGCCCCTACCTCAACACGGGGGCCGAGGATGACTTGCAGGAAGCCGAGGAGCGCGACCGGCGCTTTGCCACCATGAGCGAGGCGCTCACCCACCTGGGCGAGCCTTGCCGCTCGCTGCTCGAAGGCTTTTACCTGCTCGACAAATCGATGCTCGACCTCACGGCGGAGCACGGCTACACCAACGCCGACACCGCCAAAACCCAGAAATACAAGTGCTTAACGCGCCTAAAGAAGTTGTTTTTTGCTAGTTATAAAGAAGTTTAA
- a CDS encoding McrB family protein, with product MTTTAASLPPAAPLTREQVLRALRLVEREGRRLPPSTVYELLYRGRRYPPRAVAELAYRLAHSDPQARWPHGAGQPTNALLEALDFTIVAKRPVLAAGSAQDQGQAAEQQAEELYTGSETSLLSSAALAAEPGTTYATSPLAYSRTDALAELFITDNDLEASLAGLRRRRALLLQGPPGTGKTYLARRLAWLLLGAQDERRIELIQFHPSYGYEDFMLGFRPGTKGQFQLVPGVLPLLCQRAAQDPSQPYFLLIDELNRGNVARIFGELLLLLEPDKRGPAHALRLPYAPPGAPRFFVPDNLYFIGTLNLADRSLAPLDYALRRRFAFVAMTPQFGAPLRKLLQASQVPKPLIDLLTERMRTLNEIIAADPELGPDFEIGHSYFCAPPAQPAEASAWLRLVFEQEIGPLLADYWREQPDKAAAQLRQLREGL from the coding sequence GTGACGACCACCGCCGCTTCTCTCCCGCCTGCCGCCCCCCTCACCCGCGAACAAGTACTGCGCGCCCTGCGCCTGGTAGAGCGCGAAGGCCGCCGCCTGCCGCCCAGCACCGTGTACGAGCTGCTGTACCGGGGCCGCCGCTACCCGCCCCGCGCCGTGGCCGAGCTGGCTTATCGGCTAGCCCACTCCGACCCGCAGGCGCGCTGGCCCCACGGCGCCGGCCAGCCCACCAACGCCCTGCTCGAAGCCCTCGACTTCACCATCGTGGCCAAGCGCCCGGTGCTGGCCGCCGGCTCGGCCCAAGACCAGGGCCAGGCCGCCGAGCAGCAAGCCGAAGAACTGTATACCGGCTCCGAAACCTCGCTGCTCAGCTCGGCCGCGCTGGCCGCCGAGCCCGGCACCACCTATGCCACTAGCCCGCTAGCTTATTCCCGCACCGATGCGCTAGCCGAACTGTTTATCACTGATAATGACCTAGAAGCCAGTCTTGCGGGCCTGCGTCGGCGCCGGGCGCTGCTGCTGCAAGGCCCCCCCGGCACCGGCAAAACCTACCTGGCCCGCCGCCTGGCCTGGCTGCTGCTCGGTGCCCAGGACGAGCGCCGCATCGAGCTCATCCAGTTTCACCCCAGCTACGGCTACGAAGATTTTATGCTCGGCTTTCGGCCCGGCACCAAGGGGCAGTTTCAGCTGGTGCCGGGGGTGCTGCCGCTGCTGTGCCAGCGCGCCGCCCAGGACCCTAGCCAGCCGTATTTTTTGCTGATTGACGAGTTGAACCGCGGCAACGTGGCCCGCATTTTTGGCGAATTATTGCTGCTGCTGGAGCCCGACAAGCGCGGCCCGGCCCACGCCCTGCGCCTGCCCTACGCGCCGCCCGGCGCGCCGCGCTTCTTCGTGCCGGATAATCTGTACTTCATCGGCACACTCAACCTGGCCGACCGCTCGCTGGCCCCGCTCGACTATGCCCTGCGGCGGCGCTTCGCCTTCGTGGCCATGACGCCGCAGTTTGGTGCGCCACTCCGGAAGTTGCTGCAAGCCAGCCAGGTGCCCAAGCCACTCATCGATTTGTTGACCGAGCGCATGCGGACGCTAAATGAAATTATCGCCGCCGACCCCGAATTAGGGCCCGATTTTGAAATTGGCCACAGCTATTTCTGCGCACCACCCGCCCAGCCGGCCGAGGCTAGCGCGTGGCTGCGCCTGGTTTTCGAGCAGGAAATCGGCCCGCTGCTGGCCGACTACTGGCGCGAACAGCCCGACAAAGCTGCCGCGCAGCTGCGGCAGCTCCGCGAAGGGCTTTGA
- a CDS encoding sensor histidine kinase: MAQQLPSDPAALSSITAFQNLPADVLTWLSEHGELCRYADGETIVQAGEPASRMLAVVAGGMQYYRPDNGRNEPVFRVEAGRVTGVLPYSRLQISKGQGLAVGETILYLLPRTEFPALEQVSPELVQRLVGIMSDRARDEVRAQERDDKLRALGKLSAGLAHELNNPAAAIARAADTLGIMLKNKPVLLKNLLLACPPAEAVAALLSAGIPEAAAPLRSALARADCEDELADWLETQGCEDGYALAPSLLDAGHTAATLAPLVAPLPAPARPPALAWLEGHLAVVRLSRDIHEASQRISTLVGNVKAYSHMDRAGGREPLAVTAGLDSTLNIFDHALRQKNVQLTRAYAPDVPPVLAEAGQLNQVWTNLIDNAIDALPAAGGTLAVQTVKQPGGVCVSIIDNGSGISPEVLAHMFEPFYTTKPAGEGSGLGLDIARRIVQEHGGRLAAQSVPGRTEFSVWLPVAS; encoded by the coding sequence ATGGCTCAGCAACTTCCCTCCGACCCCGCCGCGCTCAGTAGCATTACTGCTTTCCAAAACCTGCCGGCCGATGTGCTGACCTGGCTCAGCGAGCACGGCGAGCTGTGCCGCTACGCCGACGGCGAAACCATCGTGCAAGCCGGCGAGCCCGCCAGCCGGATGCTAGCCGTGGTGGCCGGGGGCATGCAGTATTACCGCCCCGACAACGGCCGCAACGAGCCGGTATTTCGGGTGGAGGCGGGGCGCGTAACGGGCGTTTTGCCCTATTCCAGGCTGCAAATATCTAAAGGCCAGGGCCTGGCCGTGGGCGAAACCATACTCTACCTGCTGCCGCGCACCGAGTTTCCGGCCCTGGAGCAGGTGAGCCCCGAGCTGGTGCAGCGGCTGGTGGGTATTATGAGCGACCGGGCCCGCGACGAAGTGCGCGCCCAGGAGCGCGACGACAAGCTGCGGGCGCTGGGCAAGCTTTCGGCCGGCCTGGCCCACGAGCTCAATAATCCCGCCGCTGCCATTGCCCGCGCCGCCGACACGCTGGGGATTATGCTCAAAAACAAGCCGGTATTATTAAAAAACCTGCTGCTGGCCTGCCCGCCCGCCGAGGCCGTGGCGGCGCTGCTGAGCGCCGGTATTCCCGAAGCAGCGGCGCCGCTCCGCTCGGCCCTGGCCCGCGCCGACTGCGAAGACGAGCTGGCCGACTGGCTCGAAACCCAGGGCTGCGAAGATGGCTACGCGCTGGCCCCCAGCCTGCTCGATGCCGGCCATACCGCCGCCACGCTGGCGCCCCTGGTGGCGCCGCTGCCCGCCCCGGCCCGGCCGCCGGCCCTGGCCTGGCTCGAAGGCCACCTGGCCGTGGTGCGGCTGAGCCGCGACATTCACGAGGCTAGCCAGCGCATCAGTACGCTGGTGGGCAATGTGAAAGCGTACTCGCACATGGACCGCGCCGGGGGCCGCGAGCCGCTGGCCGTGACGGCCGGCCTCGACAGCACCCTTAATATCTTTGACCATGCCCTGCGCCAGAAAAACGTGCAGCTCACGCGCGCCTACGCGCCCGATGTGCCGCCGGTGCTGGCCGAAGCCGGCCAGCTCAACCAGGTGTGGACCAACCTGATAGACAATGCCATTGATGCCTTGCCCGCCGCGGGCGGTACCCTGGCGGTGCAAACTGTAAAGCAACCGGGTGGCGTGTGCGTTAGTATCATTGACAATGGCAGCGGCATCTCGCCCGAGGTGCTGGCGCATATGTTTGAGCCCTTCTACACCACCAAGCCGGCCGGGGAGGGCAGCGGCCTGGGCCTCGACATTGCCCGGCGCATTGTGCAGGAGCACGGCGGCCGGCTAGCGGCGCAGTCGGTGCCCGGCCGCACTGAGTTTTCCGTATGGCTGCCCGTGGCTAGCTAA
- a CDS encoding FAD-dependent oxidoreductase gives MKKPIILTADDDAQVLAAITRDLRQEFRSDYRILSVGSGAEALATLTELRARADEPLALVLADQRMPEVEGVEVLTRARELFPEAKRVLLTAYADTTAAIKAINSAQLDYYLLKPWDPPEQLLYPTLHDLLASWQASYRPAFAGLRLIGFQWSPLSHELKDFLSGYMVGYQWLDYEKDAEAKVLLEANGFKAEDLPVVICPDSKAVAKPDKLDLARHLGLLVDAQQELYDVVVVGAGPAGLAAAVYGASEGLKTLIIERQTPGGQAGSSSRIENYLGFPTGLSGAELAHRAWSQATRLGAEFMAPQEVVSMCIQDGYKVLTLSDKKEIKARAVVLTTGVSYRVLNAPGLDRLSGAGVYYGAARTEARSCSAQPVYIIGGGNSAGQAAMYLSTYASRVFIVIRGESLAASMSAYLIEQIAQTPNIEILPCTQVREACGQQSLEAVVIQQEGHEPEKRPARALFIFIGAKPSTEWVCHLALCDPKGYLLTGRDLVADPRYKASWKKGREPYLLETCVPGMFAAGDGRAGAMARVASAVGEGSMAIKFVHQYLDE, from the coding sequence ATGAAAAAACCAATTATCCTCACCGCCGACGACGATGCCCAGGTGCTGGCGGCCATCACGCGCGACCTGCGCCAGGAGTTTCGCTCAGACTACCGCATCCTGAGCGTGGGCTCCGGGGCCGAAGCCCTGGCGACCCTCACCGAGCTGCGCGCCCGCGCCGACGAGCCACTGGCCTTAGTACTGGCCGACCAGCGCATGCCCGAGGTCGAAGGCGTGGAGGTGCTCACCCGCGCCCGCGAGCTGTTTCCCGAAGCCAAGCGCGTGCTGCTCACGGCCTACGCCGACACCACGGCGGCCATCAAGGCCATCAATTCGGCGCAGCTCGACTACTATTTGCTCAAGCCCTGGGACCCGCCCGAGCAGCTGCTCTATCCCACGCTGCACGACTTGCTGGCTAGCTGGCAGGCTAGCTACCGGCCGGCCTTCGCCGGCCTGCGGCTCATTGGCTTCCAGTGGTCGCCGCTTTCGCACGAACTCAAGGATTTTTTGAGCGGCTACATGGTGGGCTATCAATGGCTTGATTACGAGAAAGATGCCGAAGCCAAGGTGCTGCTCGAAGCCAATGGCTTCAAGGCCGAAGACCTGCCGGTCGTTATCTGCCCCGATAGCAAGGCCGTGGCTAAGCCCGACAAGCTCGACCTGGCTAGGCACCTGGGCTTGCTGGTCGATGCGCAGCAAGAATTGTATGACGTGGTAGTGGTGGGTGCCGGGCCGGCGGGGCTGGCCGCTGCCGTGTACGGCGCCTCCGAAGGGCTGAAAACGCTCATTATCGAGCGCCAAACGCCCGGTGGGCAGGCCGGCTCGTCGTCGCGCATCGAAAACTACCTGGGCTTCCCCACCGGCCTGAGCGGGGCCGAGCTGGCCCACCGCGCCTGGAGCCAGGCTACGCGCCTCGGGGCCGAGTTTATGGCCCCGCAGGAAGTGGTGAGTATGTGCATTCAGGATGGGTACAAGGTGCTGACGCTGAGTGATAAAAAAGAAATAAAAGCGCGCGCGGTGGTGCTGACTACCGGCGTGAGCTACCGCGTGCTGAATGCGCCGGGCCTCGACCGTCTTAGCGGCGCGGGCGTGTACTACGGGGCGGCGCGCACCGAGGCCCGCAGCTGCAGCGCGCAGCCGGTGTACATCATCGGCGGGGGCAATTCGGCGGGGCAGGCGGCCATGTATTTGTCTACGTATGCCTCGCGGGTATTCATCGTGATTCGTGGGGAAAGCCTGGCTGCCAGCATGTCGGCCTACCTTATTGAGCAGATTGCCCAGACGCCAAACATCGAGATTTTGCCCTGCACCCAGGTGCGTGAGGCCTGTGGCCAGCAGTCGCTCGAAGCCGTGGTGATTCAGCAGGAAGGCCACGAGCCGGAGAAGCGGCCGGCGCGGGCGCTGTTTATCTTCATCGGGGCCAAGCCCAGCACCGAGTGGGTGTGCCACCTGGCCCTGTGCGACCCCAAGGGCTACCTGCTCACCGGCCGCGACCTGGTGGCCGACCCGCGCTACAAAGCGTCCTGGAAAAAAGGCCGGGAGCCTTATTTGCTCGAGACTTGCGTGCCCGGCATGTTTGCGGCCGGCGATGGCCGGGCCGGCGCGATGGCCCGCGTCGCCTCGGCCGTGGGCGAGGGCAGCATGGCCATCAAGTTTGTGCACCAATATTTAGATGAGTAG
- a CDS encoding lysophospholipid acyltransferase family protein has translation MLFYTVMKPLVRVGLRVFFRRLEVRHRERLRQPGPLLLCSNHPNTLMDPLVTAVQRHQPIAFLAKSTFFKNPILGAIMRSGNCIPIYRRQDAEGADAPSPQQLTASNEASFGRCYDYLERGGTVMIFPEGTSVSERRLRPLKTGAARIALGTEARHDFKLGLTIVCVGTNYFDPTRFRSDVLLNVAPPIVVADYAASYRRDPETAADELTEEIRQRLTRRLIISRDAQDDQLAQQVERTFGDHLNPDDDPSTLYDNFQLSRTLLDAVAWFEQHDAGRLAALRAALGTYLASLETHKIDDAALDQSQRPGTRLADYLNLILGFPVWLYGFLSNYLPYKLPAEIAYRATKDTAFIAAIMLSVGMVTFPLAYALETAAVQHWLTHDWRLTLLFSISLPPAGFYALGYWQTLRARLERLQVRQLPATALASLQSQRAAVLSLLDEARAAYLSK, from the coding sequence ATGCTCTTCTACACCGTTATGAAGCCCTTGGTGCGCGTGGGGCTACGCGTGTTTTTCCGCCGCCTCGAGGTGCGCCACCGCGAGCGCCTGCGCCAGCCCGGCCCGCTTCTGCTGTGCAGCAACCACCCCAACACGCTCATGGACCCGCTCGTGACGGCCGTGCAGCGCCACCAACCCATCGCGTTTCTGGCCAAAAGCACGTTTTTCAAAAACCCCATTCTCGGGGCTATTATGCGCTCGGGCAACTGCATTCCCATCTACCGGCGGCAGGATGCGGAAGGCGCCGACGCCCCTAGCCCGCAGCAGCTGACGGCCAGCAACGAGGCCAGCTTTGGCCGCTGCTACGACTACCTGGAGCGCGGCGGCACGGTCATGATTTTTCCGGAAGGCACCAGCGTAAGCGAGCGCCGCCTGCGCCCGCTCAAAACCGGCGCCGCCCGCATTGCGCTGGGCACCGAGGCCCGGCACGACTTCAAGCTGGGCCTCACTATTGTGTGCGTGGGCACCAACTACTTCGACCCCACGCGCTTTCGCTCCGATGTGCTGCTGAACGTGGCCCCGCCCATCGTGGTGGCCGACTACGCCGCCAGCTACCGCCGCGACCCCGAAACCGCCGCCGACGAGCTGACCGAGGAAATTCGCCAGCGCCTCACGCGCCGGCTTATCATCAGCCGCGATGCGCAGGATGACCAACTAGCCCAGCAGGTCGAGCGCACATTTGGTGACCATCTCAACCCCGACGACGACCCAAGCACGCTCTACGACAACTTCCAGCTCAGCCGCACCCTGCTCGATGCCGTGGCCTGGTTTGAGCAGCACGACGCCGGCCGGCTGGCCGCCCTGCGCGCCGCCCTCGGCACCTACCTGGCTAGCCTGGAAACCCACAAAATTGATGACGCCGCCCTCGACCAAAGCCAGCGCCCCGGCACCCGGCTAGCCGACTACCTGAACCTGATTTTGGGTTTCCCGGTATGGTTATACGGCTTCCTAAGCAATTATTTACCTTACAAATTACCCGCCGAAATAGCCTACCGCGCCACCAAGGATACGGCGTTCATCGCAGCCATTATGCTGAGCGTGGGCATGGTCACTTTCCCGCTAGCCTACGCCCTGGAGACCGCCGCCGTGCAGCACTGGCTCACGCACGACTGGCGTCTTACCTTATTGTTTAGCATAAGCTTACCCCCAGCTGGCTTCTACGCGCTCGGCTACTGGCAAACGCTGCGCGCCCGCCTCGAGCGCCTGCAAGTGCGGCAGCTGCCAGCCACCGCGCTCGCTAGCCTGCAAAGCCAGCGCGCTGCCGTGCTAAGCCTGCTAGACGAGGCACGGGCCGCTTACCTGAGCAAGTAG
- a CDS encoding SDR family NAD(P)-dependent oxidoreductase, with product MFRFQNKICLVTGATSGIGRATAVRLGREGATVVCLGREVKAGHAVEAEIKAGGSEALFIKTDVGRDADLVHAVEQTLARFQRIDILVNDAAMMTFTPILELDPADWDQVMNVNLRALFRLCQLCVPHMKGGAVVAVSSVHAFQSTPNVAPYATSKGGLEAFVRGLSLEIPYTQARINAVAPGAVETPMLRSNPNVVNGTEKITGQIGTPDELAAAICFLASDEASFINGSTLAVDGGRLAQL from the coding sequence ATGTTTCGGTTTCAGAATAAAATTTGCCTCGTTACGGGCGCTACTTCCGGCATTGGCCGGGCCACGGCCGTGCGCCTGGGTCGCGAAGGGGCCACCGTGGTGTGCCTGGGCCGCGAGGTGAAGGCGGGCCACGCGGTGGAGGCCGAGATAAAAGCCGGCGGCAGCGAGGCACTATTCATCAAAACCGACGTGGGCCGCGATGCCGACCTGGTGCACGCCGTGGAGCAGACCCTGGCCCGCTTCCAGCGCATTGATATTTTGGTGAATGACGCGGCCATGATGACGTTTACACCCATTCTGGAGCTGGACCCCGCCGATTGGGACCAGGTGATGAACGTGAACCTACGGGCGCTTTTCCGCCTCTGCCAGCTCTGCGTGCCCCACATGAAAGGCGGCGCCGTGGTAGCCGTGAGCTCGGTGCACGCCTTCCAGAGCACCCCCAATGTGGCGCCCTACGCCACCAGCAAGGGCGGCCTCGAAGCGTTTGTGCGCGGCCTTAGCCTCGAAATTCCCTACACACAGGCCCGCATCAACGCCGTGGCGCCCGGCGCCGTCGAAACACCCATGCTGCGCAGCAACCCCAACGTGGTGAATGGTACCGAGAAAATAACCGGCCAGATTGGAACGCCCGACGAGTTGGCCGCCGCCATCTGCTTCCTGGCTTCCGACGAGGCGAGCTTTATCAACGGCAGCACCCTGGCCGTGGACGGTGGCCGGCTAGCGCAATTGTAA
- a CDS encoding DUF4157 domain-containing protein: MSQPRTLVNSPLARIARLVLGRAPRVAMVLGQTVHLSGATREEFLADAEWVAHEQVHLRQVRDLGRVRFLWEYLLESARVGYYQNKFEVEAREGARHHMLARAGSGASQSTQI, translated from the coding sequence ATGAGCCAACCCCGCACTCTCGTCAACTCGCCCCTGGCCCGCATTGCGCGGCTGGTGCTGGGCCGCGCCCCGCGCGTGGCCATGGTGCTGGGCCAAACCGTGCATTTGAGCGGCGCCACCCGCGAAGAATTTCTGGCCGATGCCGAATGGGTGGCGCACGAGCAAGTGCACCTGCGCCAGGTACGCGACCTAGGTCGCGTGCGCTTTTTATGGGAATATTTGCTCGAGTCGGCGCGGGTGGGCTACTATCAGAATAAGTTTGAGGTGGAGGCGCGCGAAGGTGCCCGGCACCACATGCTGGCGCGGGCTGGTAGCGGGGCTAGCCAGTCAACACAAATTTAA